GCAATACCTTTTGATGAAAGAAAGGGCTCCGGTGTATAGAGAGGGCCTCACCGTTTAAAAGGGAACCATAGAAACGATGGAACCCACTatttttttagtattattagaatGAATTTGTTATTTCGTATAGAAATAACTGAACGGAGTGGAATAAAAAATCGTGGTTGGGAAGGTTACTATAGCAAAAGCCATTGGAATTAATATTTTATATATCGGAATAATTAGTTTTGTTATTAATGAGAAAAAGGGTGGCTAAAAGAAGAGAAATCATTAGTTATTCATTAAGGTTAATTTGATTCAATGACCAGAGTTCCGCGAGGATATATAGCCCGGAGACGACGAACAAAAATGCGTTCATTTGCCTCAAACTTTAGAGGGGCTCATTTAAGACTTAATCGAATGATTACCCAACAGGTAAAAAGAGCTTTTGTTTCCTCTCATCGAGATAGAGGTAGGCAAAAGAGGGATTTTCGTCGTTTGTGGATCACTCGGATAAACGCAGCAACGCGGGTATATAAAGTATTCGATAGTTATAGTAAATTAATACACAACCTGTACAAGAAGAAATTGATTCTTAATCGTAAAATGCTTGCACAAGTAGCTGTATCAAATCCAAATAATCTTTACACGATTTCCAATAAAATAAAGATCATCAATTAAAAGTATAAATAAAGTAATATACTGGAATAAAAAAAGATGAATTCCCGGAGAGGGAACTCCGGGAAGATACAATAAATTAAGATTAAGTGGTAGGAATCAACGAGCTGGATTACTTTCTTTATAATATATATAGGTCTGGCCCTTTCGAATTCGAATAAAACATCAACAATCGGAACTTAAGTTCCGGTTGTTGTTTCTTAAATTTTGGTTGTTGTTTCTTAAGTTTCGATTGGAATTGTACTTTTGCGTTAATTGAGGAATATGTCTATTTTTTCTGGGTCTAGAACCTGTAATTATTGAAATTGACTGGGCTTGAAATTGCTTTTCGTTCTCATAGTTACGAAACGGTAAGAAAGATAAAATACGAGCCTGTTTTATAGCAAGAGTAATTAATCGTTGTTGTTTCAAGGTTAATCTATTTATTCGTCTCGATAATATTTTTCCTTGTTCACTAATAAATCTATTAATTAAACTCATGTTTCTATAATCAATTCGATCTCCCGGGCCAATCCGAGGACGCCTACGAAAAGGTTGTTTAGATTTACGAAAAGGTTGCTTGAATTTACGAAAAGTTTGCTTGGATTTACGAAAGGGTTGCTTGGATTTATTAAAAGTTTGCTTGGATTTACTAAAGGGTTGCTTAGATTTAAGAAAAGGTTGTTTAGATGTATACATGATTTATTCCTTAtttaaaatttgaaaatttgaaaattcactTCTTTATTTTATTAATTTAGGATCCAGAAGAAGTAGTTTTTCTTTGATCCATATCTTATTTGATTCATATTATAGTATATGAATACCCTCTATACATATGAAATAATATCTACCGGAAATCAGATGAGTTGATTTGTATTTTGTATTCTATACTATGTTTTCTTTATATATTAAATATGAAGTTCTTACTCTTTCTGTTGTTTGGAAAGATCGAACACACGATGTTCCTATTTCTTTATTTCGTGATGAGTCGTATGCTTGCGACAATAACGACAaaatttttgaattctaattgtCCGGGTGTATTGTGGCGATTCTTTTGAGTACTATATCTAGAAATCCCCGTCGATTCCTCATTGGCACCTTTTCGAACACAACTGATGCATTCCAAAATAACTCTGATTCTAACATCTTTTCCCTTGGCCATGAACCTCCTTTTCTTTTTGGATTGACTTAACTTAATTATTCTACTTATTCTTTTATTCTTCTATTTTGAAtccgaagaagaagaataaaattcATTAGAATAATTTTTTTTATTCTTAAATTAAGTAATAAAAAATAGAGAAATAATTAAAGAATACAATCCTTGTCGAATTAGCAAAGATTTTGGTTCGAAATCCTTTCATTTAATTAGCCAGCCCCGCCTTTTCTATGCTCTGATTTCTGAGGCCTTATTTAGCTTGGGTACCCCTTTAAATTGAATTTCTATTTTCAAAAATGGGGTTTACCAAATTTTTAATGACTCTGAGGTTCAACCCAATccatcttttctttctttttccttccgATACTAAAAAAAGATTGAAAAGGATCAAATTTTGTCATATCACGAAGAAATCTATCCCTTCCATAGCAATAACTAGAATTAAAAAAAAGGGAATGACAAAGCATCTGGGAATAAACGATTAATTTCTATCAATAAACCTGCTAAAGcaccaaaccatagagtacttagCACGGGTGCTACAGAGAGATATGTTTTTATATCCCGCATTGAAaatcctccttccttgttggaatacATATATGATCATAAACTCTTGCCCAAGATTGTTATGCTATATATAAAATGAACCATATCGACGAAATTTTCCTATCCCTAAAAAAGAAAAAGATGACCCCTTCTTCCTATATATTACCAAGGAAAAGTAATCCTTCTTTTATAGGCGAAATTATATTGGATTTTATATGTATATAATTCCTTAATTATATGAGACCAAAAAGAAGAAATGACACGAGGGTTCTATATATAgatagagaaagaaagaagaagaaaatagaaaGAACAAGAAAATTATGATGTGGAAAAGAAGACAGGAATTGTGTACAATGGCATTGTACAACAATTTAATTTGGAAAAGGGATGTAGCGCAGCTTGGTAGCGCGTTTGTTTTGGGTACAAAATGTCACAGGTTCAAATCCTGTCATCCCTACCTATTACTTCTTTCTTCTTTATAGGCAGTAGCGACGAGATCAATTAAAGTAAAGTGGGTATAACTTGAATTTGTGGAGACTATACGTACGTGAGATACATTAGGAATAGAAAAAGATTTTCTTTTTGAATGAATGAAAGCGCTCTTAGTTCAGTTCGGTAGAACGCGGGTCTCCAAAACCCGATGTCGTAGGTTCAAATCCTACAGAGCGTGATTCCATCTATCTTATGTCGAAGCAGAGtaaaataacttaacaaaattGAATTGTAACTCCAATTTCAATTTGACCTCCTCTCTGGTCTGGAGGAGGTCAATCAAAAAAAAATGACTCAATCAAAGATCCAACTGATCCCCACGCCTGTATTGCAAATACGCAGTCACGAATAATCCCGCTAAAGTAATAGGAATTAGGCCTAAGACGATTCCAAATAGAAAAACTTCAATCATTTCGATTTGTTCAGGGGATAAAAAAAGAGGTATGATCTATCCCTAAATAGTACTCTAAATTATCCACGAATCTCAATGACCAAGAAAAGAATTCCTAATTAGTCTGGAAAAGAGTCGTAGAATGCCAGGAATCCCAAAGAAAGATTTTTCTTTTCTGAATTATAATTATTCAGTCAATTCAAATAAGGCGTATCTTGTTCAAGCCAATAAATAGAGCTGGGGTTATAGTTAAAGCAGCCAGTAGAAAACCAAAATAACTAGTTAAAGTAAGCATGAAAGAGTTAAATTCCATTTTTTTTACTACACTACATATGTTGGTAAAGCATTTACCTAAGTTAATAAAAGAGTTGCATAGCTTAATAACATCATACTGACATGCATCATTAACCACTGAGATTGTAGAGCAGGTACTAGTATCGTGGATTGATGCATTTCAGTTAAAAGACCCGATGTGGCAAAGCCTTGCGTTAAAATAGTACTTGGCGTAGTTATTGTGCTTAAATCATTTTTAGAGTTCTGTATTTTAGGAATGGTATGAAGAATATACAGGGCCCATGAAAGGAAGATCAATGACTCATATAAATTACTTAATGGAAAATGTCCCGAGGAAGCCCAACGAGAAACTAAGAATCCTGTTATAGAGAAAAAAGTAACTATCATTCCTTTTTCTGACGAATCATGTAATCCTCCAAGTTCACGAACTAATAAGGTTATAAAATGAATCGTAATCACAATTGAAATCATTGAGAAAGAGATATGAGTTAGTATATGTTCTAAAGTTGCAAATAGCAtaaggggcactgtatctcttccagtggcactgtatctcgagtttgccagccgagttacacgcaacaaggttatcaagttctgcaaagttcagtggagccaccataccgaggatgaagccacctaggaacgagaggaagacctatggaaggatcaccctcacctattttctagccaacccgaatctcgagggcgagattcatcttaaggggggtaggtttgtaaaatcccaaattttcaatttggaatgttatgcattagatcatcattgcatatcatatttttattgcattttggcttgatcctagaaattgtatgcaactcaaggacccacggagagagttggggatttcgttattttcatatttgagttttctcaaattttgaaaagaggatcgtttgattttaattattttctcttcaaatatttcttttgtgaaaataaaagagaggggataaaatgacttcctcaaaataaataaatattggagatttaatattaaaatcaaataatatttttattcggagttttatcgctattttatttgaattaggaaaaatatgtgtttccCAAAATttcattagagtcccaaataaatgttcaccttgtccagtagatttttagaggacgggaaaaatttatttcaggatttttggaatccgtttagtatttcttttcattgtttttctgcgtggaataatttagaaaaaagaagaggaaaccGACTTGGGgccatacccgagcgggactccgcctaggggggctttataagccgcgccgGCCGAGCCCCGAAGCCCAtcagcccgcgccccgccgccaaaccctagccgccgcgcagccccgccgccgccaccgcccgcttccgccgctgccgcgccgccccgccgcccgtgccgccggagccgccacccgccgtcccgcgccgccacccgctgccgcgccggagccgcaccgccgccgccgccgtcttgcccgacctgccggaggtagccgccgccgtcctcggttttcgcgagaaaaccgatcggttttttcaaaaccctagatctgtttttttccaGATCTGGTTCGTTTTTTTccgtttagttatttagcggacgttcgtccgtacgttcgttttaacgaacggttttcgcccgttagccgCAAATAACGAACGTTCGCCCGTTAGCCTGTTCGACAATTTTTCTTTACccaagagtttcgtctcgaagcccactttctgtttaaccaacttaaacaagattttgctgctgtaaaatttgactttagtccagattaataatcggatcttgtttctttcgcagtttgagtttcgttgcttcgtttgatttgattctttttgcaaaccggagttcttaagttgaattttctggttagatttcttatttgagttttacccgtgcttcttgcttgattgcttattgtatgtttgtttgtttgcgatagagtacccggagtgcgaagcgtgttactacgagtctttaggtttcgcggatcatcagcaaggcaagtaacacttcgatcatacctctttgctacccagttttattgcattagttcaatcctcaaacaattgcatggttaggatctgattaaattgtgggtttgggaagtagatgaggtagtacctattcacctgtttattatcaaacctttgggagttacttctacgttgcttatactgctatgttatgctcgtagacgtggattgggttttagtgtattcatgacagatgtgagtttgttaattaatggttcaacttaaggtggcaacttaaatacacatctgggtggattggttgcgggcacctggagaatccagtgttgtcctaggatatcccggaggacccgtgtgatcatcctacggctcgccacccaggctcaaagggatcataagactttcatgctagaaacttccgtgtgcagccacaagccattatgggctctggcatagttgagtaagttgcgtgaagctctcgaaaaggtagactagcagatgtagtgggttgtaggtggtactgtctatccagagtagagagttaatgcttgagaaagactgtgtctcgaatctccgatcatggatgtattcgagtcttgtggggaaaagtgcgcaaacctctgcagagtgtacaaactaatcatgattagccgtgtccccggttatagacatcttgagtatctagttcttggattatcatgtggatctcatcactcttaatataaattttgattgggtttaatgatgatttttaattgcgattgagttggaggaaccttctcaatgtttaacaactaccatgacagttaaataaaatttattcctttattgtagggaaaaattggctttccgcaaaacatattaaccatacagcctccaccagccatatatgcatgtagtgatagcattatttctgtttcattactctcttgtgttgcattgccagtatattccatgtgctgacccgttttgggctgcaacgtatcatgtttcagacttttcagacgacgagtaaggtgtcttaggtcgtggtctttcactcagtgatgccgttggagttgatggactcgctttatcatccaagccttccgctgttatcgttttagatggccttaagccatatttagtataataagttctcttttgagacattcgatgtaataagtgtgtgattgctactctgttataaatctttcaagtactgtgcgtgtcagcattaccgatccagggatgacactgatgcacagagatcagactgtttgaggtctggtcgctacacacctTATCATGTAAACGGTACACGTAGCATGGGCGCCCGTAGAACGCGATCGTCTCGAACTCTCGATCATGGCCGCGCTCCGACGTGCGGCGAGGGGGCTCATCGGCGGCCAAACGCAGGCGGTCTGCAAGGCCGTCGCCTCGCCGCTGCTCGCCCACGGCGGCCGAACCGCCTCGTTTCCTCTGCTGCGATCTCTGTCCTCCTCCTCCAATggcaccgccgccgctgcccaaaCCCGCAGCCGCAACTCATCGTCCGCCGATAACGAGCCAGTGTACGTCGAAGCTGAGCCACAGCCCGACCCCGAGACAGCCCGTCTGATGGCGGCGATGGACACCAGGAAGCAGCAGCTCTTCAACCTGCTCGCCGACATGGACATGAGGCGCCCGCGTGCTACGTACACGTGCACGGCGGATGTATATGAGGTTAACCCCACCGCCTCTTCGGACACCCCGGTGCTAATCCCGATCACCCCCTCTGGTATGATCATCACCCCAAAGAACTACTGTAGCACATACTGATCTGCCCACCTTCAAAAAAAGAATTCTATCTACATTGGTGTGGAGTGATTTTGTTTATAATCTCTCGTTCTAATTGCAGACGCCACTCGCCGTAAAGAAAAAGGATCAGTAACTGCGTGGTATATACATATGGAGTGCCTACGTTGTTTGCGATTTGGATGTATCTGGATTGGGAGCGTTGGAGCGAATCTTTCTTTGGTGGATAtgctttttatttttttagggTTAAACAAATCTTTTTTGGTGGATCTGTTCGGATCTGTTCGTCGTTTGAATACGTTCGTGTGTCTTCTGGTTGGATCCTTAGCACAACCACTttccgactatctactacaacaagtttggcCTGGCTCCGActagggaggggcgatgacggcggcacgccttcggctcgcttcaattCTTCTAGTCgccgctaggtggtctatgaatctggatgtaatttttattatttctggtgttcgttgtactgccatgattgaagatgaatagatcaaaagttgTTTCATAAAAAAAAGCCTATGCTAATTAGCCTGTGCAAGATTGCCATGTCACTTAGTAGATACTACTCATTGTCAACTGTAATAATTCTCTCATGGAAGCCTTGTTTCAAAAGGCTACATCTTGTTAACGAACTGAGCCTATATATACTTCTTTAAATTTTTTGTTGGTACTTTTTGTTGAACTGGTCATGGATGCTTCCATGCTACTTCGCTGTGTCGCTGCAAGGTGGAACCTGGATGCGAATTCAGATGTAGAGCTAAAAGGTGTCGTTTTCCAAACAAGTTGCAACAGAAGTTTAGTTCATTGACACTTGATTTTAAAAGTGCAGTATATCGGCATTTGGCCGACAGAAAATGTTCTTTTAAAAGAAATTTGCTCTTATCAATGCTAGCACAGGAGCATGAGACTACTAGTGTTCTGTTTAGACCGTTGCTTGTTGTGCAAACTGAATAGGTTCACCATGTTTGTTATCATAAAGGAGTGACCGGTTATATGGATGTCGCATCCGTGTTATTTTTTCATTATATGTGGAGTCAGTTAATTGTGATACAAGGTCATGAATATCTGAAAGGCTAGGAAATAGCATGACCGACCGCGGCATGATCGACCCATCAACAAAGCTTCGGTTGAAGTGCCAAGCCTTACATGATGCCCCGAGACAGGATTATATGGTGGCTAGGGGAATCATCGGTCTGTACCTCGGTGCAACTTAGGCTCTCAGTAGATTTTATCCGTGATCATTTGACCTTCTTCTGCCGAGGCTCTCGGTTTAGAACTGTGATGCTTCATGTGGTCACTTGACACTGTATGGAACCCTTCTAGTTTGTTTTGTTTTATTCCTTAGGACCTATCTTGCGTTGTATGAATTTAAGGGCCACAGCTTAAGGATGGGGAGCTCCTTTATTCTTAAAATAAGTTTGTCAGTTATTGCTTATACGCAATTATGTTTATCATACTGTTATTGTTTTGAATTTGGCTTTTTATGCATTGTCCTGGCACCTGCATAGGTATGGAGCTTGGCGATTGTTATGATATTTCTAAACAAGTCTCTCAAGCTAGATATGGTATGGCTACTTTTTTCTAAGAAGATGTCTTCTTGAACTATGCTGATTTGTTGCCTACCACATtaatctttcttttctttggcttgATGCGGGAGGCCCTAATGGACTCTGAGGTAGTTTAGTTTAATCAAATTGTTTTGAGTAAAATGTTGAAAATCACTTGCATTATTTGAGCCCTTTCTTTTAGAGAAAAAAAATTGGGCCTCTTTGTTGTAATTTGTAACACATAACCGAAGGCAATACAATTACCTCCTTCCCATTTTATAATGCACATATTGTTCCGAGATTTAACTTTGGCCCCCAACTAGACCAATAATATATGAGTTATGTGGCGATAATAATTATACCATTCAAAACCTTTTTCAATTGGGATTTCAATTGCATAATTTACGCTATGATATATAAGACATATTTTTTTGGTTAAATAAAACACATGCAACGCATGTTTGTGAGGGGTGCATCAGCATGCGATTCTGAAGGAGCTCGTGGCGGTGCAAGCCTTTATAACTAATGGTAATGGTGGGTGATTTGCAGCAAGTCTAGTGGTATTAAGTGTGTCTTGATGTGCTTAACATGGAATCAATCTGGACCATTAGACATGCATGGTTGAGTGGTTAGTATGTTTTGAGTCGAGCAAAAATGATGCTTTTTATATTAGTAGAAATAACTAGATGATCAAAGTTGAACCTCCAAATGTGTGTGCGCCTCTTATAAACTAGAGATGAGAGGATATTGTTGTACGTAGGAAATATGAATCAGAAGCGGAAGTATATATATGATATCCCTCGGCTGGTTTCTCCTCGtatgtcaaatcgctatccaactgtatcgcttccagtggcactgtatctctcagagggatatctgccatctctgcgtggcacctctttaactgggaaacatggaacacatcgtgaactcctgacaatccttcgggcaattccaacttgtaggcaacttctcccattcgttccaaaacacggtaaggtcctacaaatctcggggctaactttcccttaactccaaaacgcttcactcctcgaagtggtgatacacgaagatacactctgtctccaacttcgtaagctgtctccttgcgtttagaatccgcatagctcttctgcctggactgcgCTACCTTGAGTTTATCGTgtatcaacttaaccttctcttcagactctttaatcaaatctggtccaaacaactggcgatctccaacttcatcccacaacaacggtgtcctgcccctccttccatacaatgcttcgaaaggggccatcttcaaactggcttgatagctgttgttataagagaactctgcataaggcaaattatcgtcccaactagatccatagtctagcgcacaagctctcaacatgtcctccagaatctgattgactctctcagtctgtccatctgtctgcgggtgaaaagctgtactgaactctagcctagttcccaaagtctcatgcaactgattccaaaacttggaggtaaactgggttcctctatctgatacaatggtcctcggaactccatgcagacacacgatcctggtcatgtatatctttgccaacttagcactggtgtaagtggtcttcactgggatgaaatgagctaccttcgtcaaacaatcgactacaacccatatcgagtcatagcctgaacgagtcctgggtaatcccgtgataaaatccatgcctagcttgtcccacttccattcgggtatcggcagtggttgtagtaatcctgctggcttctgatgttctgccttcactctctgacatacatcacaaactgctacatactcagcaatatccttcttcattccggtccaccagaaactatccttcaaattcagatacatcttggtatttcctgggtgaatcgaatacggcgaatcatgggcctcttacagaatcaacttcctgatctccggatcatttggcacatatacgcggtccgcaaaccataaggtatcgtgctcatcctcacgaaatcccttagcttttcctttgctcattctttcctttatctcggcaatctccttgtccgtcttctgagcttccctgatcttatccatcaacatagactgaatctccaatgatgctacatagcctctcggaactatttccaaacatagctcacgaagatcctccgccaactccttgggtaactctccggtcatgagtgtattaacatgactcttgcggctcaacgcatcggctactacgttagcctttccgggatgataatgcaacttcatatcataatccttgatgagctctaaccatctcttctgcctgagatttaactccttctgagtgaagatgtacttcaaactcttgtgatccatgtacacctcacaatggtttccgatgagaaagtgtctccacgttttcaatgcatgcactacggctgctaactccaaatcatgtgtagcataattcaactcatggggtttaagttgtcgggaggcatatgaaacaactcttccctcctacataagcactgctccaagtcctcgatgagaagcgtcgcaatacacttcataatccttgcgttgatctggcagaatcaacactggtgatgtaaccaagcgtttcttcaactcctgaaaactggcatcacattcctcagtccatttgaacttggtgtccttctttaacaactccatcataggctttgcaaacttcgagaaattctcaatgaacctccgatagtatcctgcgagtccaagaaaactccggatctctccaactgacgtgggtgcttcccaatttgtcacagtgacaactttggtggggtctaccgctattccttctccagatataacatgtccaagaaatccaacttccttcaaccaaaactcacacttgctgaatttggcgtatagctggtgttctctgagcttcccaagtaccaaacgcaaatgctccttatgttcctcttcatccttcgagtagaccagaatatcatcaatgaacaccacgatgaacttatccaaaaactccataaacactttgttcatcatgttcataaaataggcaggtgcgttagtcagaccaaatgacataacggtatactcatatagcccgtacctcgtggtaaaagctggcttaggtatatcctgctctcgaatcttcaactggtggtaccctgatcgaagatcgaccttggaaaacactttagctccttgcagctggtcaaacaaatcattgatcatcgacagtgggtacttgttcttgatcgtcacctcattcaatcctcgataatcaacaaccatcctcaacgatccatccttcttcttcactagaagcactggtgatccccaaggtgacgaacttgggcgtatataacctttatccagtaactccttaatctgcttcttaatttcctccaaatcctttgcgggcattctgtacggtctcttagatattggtcctgtgcctggcaaaagctcgatcaaaaactcaatgtctctatccggtggcatgcctggcaactcctctgaaaatacatccggaaaatccttcaccactggtacttcctcctgtacaactcctgataaggattTCACTTGAGTCCtactcggcacatgccgggatacatacttgatccttcttccttctggggtggtaagcaaaaccgacttactggcgcagtcaatgtttcctccatacttcgataaccaatccatgcctaatatcacatccagtccttgtgactccaatactattaggtccgagggaaacaggtagttaccaatccttaatggtaactgatcacaccataggctagccatatactctgctcctggcgaggttactaacatgggtgacctaagggcttgggttggcagtttaaacttatccacaaatccccttgatatgtatgaatgggatgcaccagtatcaaaaagaacgattgcagtaaatgacttaaccataaacttacctattactgcatcgggttgcgcttcaacctcctccacgctaacgtggttcacttgtcccctgttgaaagggttgggcttcttcctagagcttccattgctatttccattcttTACTTCATAACActccgtggcataatgtccattcttcccgcacttgaaacaagtaatgtgacttagatccttcttggcgggcgttgctgggttggaacggttctgtcctttgcttcctccattaccattcccgttcttggAGCTACTATGGTTGTGCGacatccctccattgtgattgtaacctccatggttatgttgaaggggtactcccgagttcggggtaaaagggggtctctgctgagctccagaattgtacttcccttgtccatacttcctcttgcggttgtcaatctgctgctgcttcccttcaatcatgagagctctatctaccaactcatgATAGTTATtaaaatttgccacc
This DNA window, taken from Triticum aestivum cultivar Chinese Spring chromosome 1D, IWGSC CS RefSeq v2.1, whole genome shotgun sequence, encodes the following:
- the LOC123183307 gene encoding 30S ribosomal protein S18, chloroplastic; this translates as MYTSKQPFLKSKQPFSKSKQTFNKSKQPFRKSKQTFRKFKQPFRKSKQPFRRRPRIGPGDRIDYRNMSLINRFISEQGKILSRRINRLTLKQQRLITLAIKQARILSFLPFRNYENEKQFQAQSISIITGSRPRKNRHIPQLTQKYNSNRNLRNNNQNLRNNNRNLSSDC